The following proteins are co-located in the Engraulis encrasicolus isolate BLACKSEA-1 chromosome 2, IST_EnEncr_1.0, whole genome shotgun sequence genome:
- the sox10 gene encoding transcription factor SOX-10 isoform X1, whose amino-acid sequence MSGEEQSLSEVEMSPGVSDDGHSMSPGHSSGPTGGGDSPLSGQAAQLAALGEEGVSGRVSVKSDEEDDRFPIGIREAVSHVLNGYDWTLVPMPVRVNSGSKSKPHVKRPMNAFMVWAQAARRKLADQYPHLHNAELSKTLGKLWRLLNESDKRPFIEEAERLRKQHKKDYPEYKYQPRRRKNGKPNSSGEADAHSEGEVSHSQSHYKTLHLDVAHAGGAGSPLADGHHPHGAGQSHSPPTPPTTPKTELQPGKSGEGKREGGGAGGSRGGLGVGADGGSGSAASAAGKPHIDFGNVDIGEISHDVMANMEPFDVNEFDQYLPPNGHPGVVGGSGAAGAAGSSGSPYAYGISSALAAASGHSAAWLSKQQHQPQGHHSSSLASDPSKAQIKSEAVPSSAAVGHFASEAAVAGSSAGSHVTYTPLSLPHYSSAFPSLASRAQFADYADHQASSSYYAHSSQASGLYSAFSYMGPSQRPLYTAITDPSSVPQSHSPTHWEQPVYTTLSRP is encoded by the exons ATGTCGGGAGAAGAACAGAGTTtgtctgaggtggagatgagtcCCGGGGTCTCGGATGACGGCCACTCCATGTCACCAGGCCACTCATCTGGTCCCACGGGTGGCGGGGACTCACCTTTATCGGGACAGGCGGCACAGTTGGCGGCCCTCGGAGAGGAAGGGGTCAGTGGTAGGGTGTCTGTCAAGTCTGACGAGGAGGATGACCGCTTCCCCATAGGCATTCGCGAAGCCGTAAGCCATGTGCTGAATGGATACGACTGGACGCTCGTGCCCATGCCAGTGCGCGTGAACTCAGGAAGCAAGAGCAAGCCTCACGTGAAAAGGCCCATGAACGCCTTCATGGTGTGGGCCCAGGCAGCCAGGCGAAAACTCGCAGACCAATATCCTCACCTACACAACGCGGAGCTCAGTAAAACATTGGGGAAATTGTGGAG gCTCCTGAATGAGAGTGACAAGCGGCCGTTCATCGAGGAGGCTGAGCGTCTGAGGAAGCAACACAAGAAGGACTATCCGGAATACAAGTACCAGCCACGCCGCCGCAAGAACGGCAAGCCCAACTCCAGCGGCGAGGCCGACGCCCACTCTGAGGGTGAGGTCAGCCACAGCCAATCACACTACAAGACCCTCCACCTAGACGTGGCCCACGCCGGAGGGGCGGGCTCGCCATTGGCTGACGGCCACCACCCCCACGGTGCAG gCCAGAGCCACAGTCCCCCTACGCCCCCCACCACGCCCAAGACGGAGTTGCAGCCTGGCAAGTCCGGCGAGGGGAAGCGTGAGGGCGGTGGCGCGGGAGGCTCTCGCGGTGGCCTGGGGGTGGGTGCGGACGGAGGCTCGGGCTCGGCGGCGTCGGCGGCCGGCAAGCCCCACATCGACTTCGGCAACGTGGACATCGGTGAGATCAGCCATGATGTCATGGCCAACATGGAGCCCTTCGACGTCAACGAGTTCGACCAGTACCTGCCGCCCAACGGCCACCCAGGCGTCGTGGGCGGCTCCGGTGCTGCGGGCGCCGCTGGCTCCTCCGGCTCCCCGTACGCCTACGGCATCTCCTCGGCTCTGGCGGCTGCCAGCGGACACTCGGCCGCCTGGCTGTCCAAGCAGCAGCACCAGCCGCAGGGCCACCACTCCTCCTCGCTGGCCTCTGACCCCTCCAAGGCACAGATCAAGAGCGAGGCGGTGCCGTCGAGCGCCGCCGTGGGCCACTTTGCCAGCGAGGCGGCGGTGGCGGGCAGCAGCGCCGGGTCCCACGTCACCTACACACCCCTCAGCCTGCCGCACTACAGCTCGGCCTTCCCCTCGCTGGCCTCGCGCGCACAGTTCGCAGACTACGCCGACCACCAGGCCTCCAGCTCCTACTACGCCCACTCCAGCCAGGCCTCCGGCCTCTACTCAGCCTTCTCCTACATGGGGCCCTCGCAGAGGCCACTCTACACCGCCATCACCGACCCCTCCAGCGTGCCCCAGTCGCACAGCCCCACGCACTGGGAGCAGCCCGTCTACACCACCCTCTCCAGGCCGTGA
- the sox10 gene encoding transcription factor SOX-10 isoform X2, with protein sequence MSGEEQSLSEVEMSPGVSDDGHSMSPGHSSGPTGGGDSPLSGQAAQLAALGEEGVSGRVSVKSDEEDDRFPIGIREAVSHVLNGYDWTLVPMPVRVNSGSKSKPHVKRPMNAFMVWAQAARRKLADQYPHLHNAELSKTLGKLWRLLNESDKRPFIEEAERLRKQHKKDYPEYKYQPRRRKNGKPNSSGEADAHSEGQSHSPPTPPTTPKTELQPGKSGEGKREGGGAGGSRGGLGVGADGGSGSAASAAGKPHIDFGNVDIGEISHDVMANMEPFDVNEFDQYLPPNGHPGVVGGSGAAGAAGSSGSPYAYGISSALAAASGHSAAWLSKQQHQPQGHHSSSLASDPSKAQIKSEAVPSSAAVGHFASEAAVAGSSAGSHVTYTPLSLPHYSSAFPSLASRAQFADYADHQASSSYYAHSSQASGLYSAFSYMGPSQRPLYTAITDPSSVPQSHSPTHWEQPVYTTLSRP encoded by the exons ATGTCGGGAGAAGAACAGAGTTtgtctgaggtggagatgagtcCCGGGGTCTCGGATGACGGCCACTCCATGTCACCAGGCCACTCATCTGGTCCCACGGGTGGCGGGGACTCACCTTTATCGGGACAGGCGGCACAGTTGGCGGCCCTCGGAGAGGAAGGGGTCAGTGGTAGGGTGTCTGTCAAGTCTGACGAGGAGGATGACCGCTTCCCCATAGGCATTCGCGAAGCCGTAAGCCATGTGCTGAATGGATACGACTGGACGCTCGTGCCCATGCCAGTGCGCGTGAACTCAGGAAGCAAGAGCAAGCCTCACGTGAAAAGGCCCATGAACGCCTTCATGGTGTGGGCCCAGGCAGCCAGGCGAAAACTCGCAGACCAATATCCTCACCTACACAACGCGGAGCTCAGTAAAACATTGGGGAAATTGTGGAG gCTCCTGAATGAGAGTGACAAGCGGCCGTTCATCGAGGAGGCTGAGCGTCTGAGGAAGCAACACAAGAAGGACTATCCGGAATACAAGTACCAGCCACGCCGCCGCAAGAACGGCAAGCCCAACTCCAGCGGCGAGGCCGACGCCCACTCTGAGG gCCAGAGCCACAGTCCCCCTACGCCCCCCACCACGCCCAAGACGGAGTTGCAGCCTGGCAAGTCCGGCGAGGGGAAGCGTGAGGGCGGTGGCGCGGGAGGCTCTCGCGGTGGCCTGGGGGTGGGTGCGGACGGAGGCTCGGGCTCGGCGGCGTCGGCGGCCGGCAAGCCCCACATCGACTTCGGCAACGTGGACATCGGTGAGATCAGCCATGATGTCATGGCCAACATGGAGCCCTTCGACGTCAACGAGTTCGACCAGTACCTGCCGCCCAACGGCCACCCAGGCGTCGTGGGCGGCTCCGGTGCTGCGGGCGCCGCTGGCTCCTCCGGCTCCCCGTACGCCTACGGCATCTCCTCGGCTCTGGCGGCTGCCAGCGGACACTCGGCCGCCTGGCTGTCCAAGCAGCAGCACCAGCCGCAGGGCCACCACTCCTCCTCGCTGGCCTCTGACCCCTCCAAGGCACAGATCAAGAGCGAGGCGGTGCCGTCGAGCGCCGCCGTGGGCCACTTTGCCAGCGAGGCGGCGGTGGCGGGCAGCAGCGCCGGGTCCCACGTCACCTACACACCCCTCAGCCTGCCGCACTACAGCTCGGCCTTCCCCTCGCTGGCCTCGCGCGCACAGTTCGCAGACTACGCCGACCACCAGGCCTCCAGCTCCTACTACGCCCACTCCAGCCAGGCCTCCGGCCTCTACTCAGCCTTCTCCTACATGGGGCCCTCGCAGAGGCCACTCTACACCGCCATCACCGACCCCTCCAGCGTGCCCCAGTCGCACAGCCCCACGCACTGGGAGCAGCCCGTCTACACCACCCTCTCCAGGCCGTGA